A window from uncultured Desulfobacter sp. encodes these proteins:
- a CDS encoding glycosyltransferase yields the protein MNITIVALGSSGDAYPPLALGLGLKQAGCRVCLAANPVFKADVLKRGINFFPIQTMLRQSLSNSPDSIKPSKPLNPIHFFRSKKRHIAPILERIVTDIRHACQDADLILYNMLSLPAHHFAKQTGTKAFPICLQPLGRTNVFPSPVISSNIHVPKMLNAASYRLVETCMTLFLNNSDQLKGKASFQEFFQEVYSENIPVLHGFSASILPKPSDWSDNMHITGYWFMDPPRDWVPPESLHAFLSQGPAPVCVGFGSMNDPDIDSIIKTTVHGLRQAGHRVILLTGWSETPFNDETAGPDLYVAKSIPHSWLFPRVSAVVHHGGAGTTGAAVRAGIPSIIIPFFFDQVFWADRLEKLEVGPPRLSKKMLTEQTMSTAINKTLNNKTMHRRLYELSTKLNKENGVENAVNLLLTAIG from the coding sequence ATGAATATTACAATCGTGGCCCTGGGTTCCAGTGGCGATGCGTATCCTCCCCTTGCCCTGGGACTTGGATTAAAACAGGCCGGATGCAGGGTATGCCTTGCCGCCAACCCTGTTTTCAAAGCCGATGTTCTGAAACGAGGCATAAATTTTTTCCCCATCCAAACCATGTTAAGGCAGTCTCTATCAAATTCACCCGACAGCATCAAACCATCCAAACCACTGAATCCTATACACTTTTTCAGATCTAAAAAAAGGCATATCGCGCCGATTCTTGAGCGTATTGTCACAGATATCCGCCATGCCTGCCAGGATGCAGATTTGATTCTGTACAACATGTTAAGTTTGCCGGCCCACCATTTTGCCAAGCAAACAGGCACCAAAGCATTCCCCATCTGCCTTCAACCCCTGGGACGGACCAATGTATTCCCAAGCCCTGTGATTTCATCCAACATCCATGTTCCCAAAATGCTCAATGCCGCAAGCTACAGACTCGTTGAAACATGCATGACGCTCTTTTTAAACAACAGCGATCAGTTGAAAGGAAAAGCCTCGTTCCAGGAATTTTTCCAGGAGGTATATTCTGAAAACATTCCGGTGCTCCATGGGTTTAGCGCCTCGATCCTTCCAAAACCGTCCGACTGGTCAGACAATATGCATATTACCGGGTACTGGTTTATGGATCCCCCCAGGGACTGGGTACCGCCTGAAAGTTTACACGCTTTTTTGAGCCAGGGGCCTGCACCGGTATGCGTCGGATTCGGCTCCATGAATGATCCGGATATCGACAGCATCATTAAAACAACTGTCCATGGATTACGTCAGGCCGGCCACAGGGTGATCCTTTTAACGGGTTGGAGCGAAACGCCATTTAACGACGAAACAGCCGGCCCCGATCTATACGTGGCAAAAAGTATTCCCCATTCCTGGCTGTTTCCCAGGGTATCCGCCGTGGTCCACCACGGCGGTGCCGGCACAACAGGCGCAGCCGTCCGGGCAGGGATTCCATCAATTATCATTCCCTTCTTTTTTGACCAAGTCTTCTGGGCAGACAGACTTGAAAAACTTGAGGTGGGACCGCCACGCCTGTCCAAAAAGATGCTAACAGAACAAACGATGTCAACCGCTATCAACAAAACACTGAATAACAAAACCATGCACAGAAGACTCTACGAACTCAGTACGAAGCTGAACAAAGAAAACGGCGTCGAAAATGCGGTAAACCTTTTGTTGACAGCCATCGGCTGA
- a CDS encoding amino acid adenylation domain-containing protein, with the protein MQTTPCDNVYPLSLIQEEIWLSQMIHNEVPLYNIGGNFKINGYIDADIYIEAHNRMTQENDAFRMVFHRGATLPHLSFSHTARELVLKDFSNQANPDKAAMQWWKKEFCKPFKIYDAQLSRYFLLKISEENFYYAICAHHLTMDGYCFALLSQQLLENYNALIKGTGKIGRKPSYVDFISNDQSYRSSDAFDQANAYWSKKFKTIPRPMIPRRYVAVYGKTASPSDFSHIWLTPDFYYRLIAYSKQLQGNVFFLVAAVLYTYFLRTTDTKQFVFSMPLLNRATPEFMETMGPFVNVVPVCLDFGLDIDIQTFFDLLKVELKESFPHQRFPLGEINRATKIKRAGRDQRFDVSLSYEKFNYNVMDYNGTGFEVNTMHNGWEQTPLTLAIKEYQKETGVKLEFYYNLAAYKSDEIEYLMERVKYMLEQLLDNPNSPLNQLNLMPDRESHKLLVEFNQREQTGPAPYKTICQKVAQAAETYPDHTAVQLGNQQISYGNLNDKAERLASYLNPLLQAPETIVGIYVDRSIDMVVGILAILKAGGAYVPLDPDYPRARIQFMVKDSGTSTILTLNKFASTFADNKTLNIIILDKFPFEKQTVKKNNVPLNAHSLAYVIYTSGTTGRPKGVMCTHGGLINLVVAQNKIFDISHESRVLQFASMNFDASVSEIFTALSSGATLILTEKDNLMPGPPLLSTLEHQTITHVTLPPSALAVMDPMPLPCLTTLITAGEPCPSKLLRKWGDGRRFINAYGPTEATVCASACICKNEDTDQLPIGHPIDNTSLYVLDENLEPIPLGVPGQLYIGGAGVARGYLNLPELTREKFIDNPFKVDSGHDRLYRTGDMVSFLTDTTLMFLGRFDHQVKIRGFRIEPEEVEKVITRHPKISQVVVIPKTDRSSGKYLAAFFSSLRPPTEDSLAAELRQFAGQHLPDYMIPSQFIPMDEMPYTPSGKIDRRLLERMDTPIKRASTSQTQPTNKAEKQLLALFSTAMNETSIRLGPHDDFFEYGMDSLAAVRFINLIEKTFTHRLLFSQLTANSTPHTLVKLLSGRTGPAHRPMIIPITTGGTKPPFFCITAGYGDLVKLRQLSGHLGKDQPFFMIQPTDDDGAMTAKTLARQYTHQISKQFPNGPYRLGGYSAGGLMAYETACLLKEQGAEVEFLVMIGAPYSFNQFARIMNQKIRSMVLRLQPDYEKTAVPDSLEILRAVFLDGGLQHHLGALVGYRPRGYTGKINYFQGKWAMSRFLGTHRTWRKHAQGPFELHMLPGNHDSFMKTPYVKTLAGRLRQCLAALDQNKGTHK; encoded by the coding sequence ATGCAGACCACACCATGCGATAATGTCTATCCCCTCTCCCTGATTCAAGAAGAGATCTGGCTTTCCCAAATGATCCATAATGAGGTGCCGTTATATAACATTGGCGGGAATTTCAAAATTAACGGATATATTGATGCAGACATATACATTGAAGCCCACAACCGGATGACCCAAGAGAATGATGCCTTTAGAATGGTGTTCCACAGAGGTGCAACCCTTCCCCATCTTAGTTTCTCCCACACAGCCCGGGAACTGGTCTTAAAAGATTTTTCAAACCAGGCAAATCCGGACAAAGCGGCCATGCAATGGTGGAAAAAAGAATTTTGCAAACCCTTTAAAATCTATGATGCCCAGCTGTCCAGATATTTTCTTTTAAAAATATCCGAGGAAAACTTTTATTATGCGATATGTGCCCATCACCTGACAATGGACGGGTACTGTTTTGCCCTCCTAAGCCAGCAGTTACTTGAAAACTATAACGCCCTGATCAAGGGAACTGGAAAGATCGGCCGCAAACCGTCCTATGTTGATTTTATTTCCAATGATCAATCCTACAGATCTTCGGATGCGTTCGACCAGGCAAACGCGTACTGGTCTAAAAAATTTAAAACCATTCCAAGGCCGATGATACCCCGCCGATACGTAGCCGTATACGGGAAAACAGCGTCGCCCAGCGACTTTTCTCATATCTGGCTGACCCCTGATTTTTATTACCGGTTAATCGCATACTCAAAGCAACTTCAGGGAAACGTTTTTTTTCTAGTGGCGGCTGTTTTGTATACCTATTTTCTGCGGACCACTGATACCAAACAATTTGTTTTTTCAATGCCTTTGCTCAACCGGGCGACACCTGAATTCATGGAAACCATGGGACCCTTTGTCAATGTAGTGCCGGTCTGCCTTGATTTTGGACTGGATATTGATATTCAGACCTTTTTTGACCTGCTGAAGGTCGAACTAAAAGAATCCTTTCCCCACCAAAGATTTCCCTTGGGTGAGATCAACCGGGCCACAAAAATCAAAAGGGCCGGACGGGATCAGCGTTTTGATGTGAGCCTCTCCTATGAAAAATTCAACTACAACGTGATGGATTATAACGGCACCGGATTTGAGGTCAATACCATGCACAACGGCTGGGAACAGACGCCTTTAACCCTGGCCATAAAGGAGTACCAGAAAGAGACCGGCGTCAAACTTGAATTTTATTACAACCTGGCCGCATACAAATCCGATGAAATTGAATATTTAATGGAACGGGTAAAATACATGCTCGAACAGCTTCTGGATAATCCAAACAGCCCCCTAAATCAACTGAACCTCATGCCGGACCGGGAATCCCACAAACTTCTGGTGGAATTCAACCAGCGAGAGCAAACCGGCCCCGCCCCATATAAAACCATCTGTCAAAAGGTAGCGCAGGCAGCCGAAACCTATCCGGACCACACCGCTGTTCAACTGGGCAATCAGCAAATTTCCTATGGCAATCTCAACGACAAAGCCGAACGTCTGGCATCTTATCTAAACCCATTGCTTCAAGCCCCGGAAACCATTGTCGGCATCTATGTTGACAGATCCATTGACATGGTGGTGGGCATACTGGCCATTTTAAAAGCAGGCGGGGCATACGTCCCCCTGGACCCGGATTATCCCCGAGCGAGAATACAATTCATGGTTAAGGACTCGGGAACGTCAACCATTTTAACCCTGAATAAATTTGCATCAACGTTTGCCGATAACAAAACACTCAATATTATTATCTTAGACAAATTTCCATTTGAAAAACAGACGGTTAAAAAGAACAACGTGCCCTTGAATGCCCACAGCCTGGCCTATGTCATATACACGTCAGGCACAACCGGCCGGCCCAAAGGGGTCATGTGCACCCATGGCGGACTTATAAACCTTGTGGTGGCCCAGAACAAAATATTTGACATCAGCCATGAAAGCCGTGTGCTTCAATTTGCATCCATGAATTTTGATGCCTCTGTCTCAGAAATTTTTACCGCCCTTTCGTCCGGGGCAACCCTGATTTTGACTGAAAAAGACAATTTAATGCCGGGCCCCCCGCTGCTTTCCACCCTTGAACACCAAACCATCACCCATGTTACATTGCCGCCCTCCGCCCTTGCCGTTATGGACCCAATGCCGCTGCCCTGCCTTACCACCCTGATTACTGCAGGAGAGCCCTGCCCTTCAAAGCTATTAAGAAAATGGGGAGACGGACGCCGGTTCATCAACGCCTACGGCCCCACCGAAGCCACGGTATGTGCCTCGGCCTGCATTTGCAAGAATGAAGACACGGACCAGCTGCCCATAGGTCACCCCATTGACAATACAAGTCTCTATGTCCTGGATGAAAATCTTGAACCGATCCCCCTTGGCGTACCCGGGCAATTGTATATCGGCGGTGCAGGCGTGGCCCGGGGGTACCTGAACCTGCCCGAACTGACCCGGGAAAAATTTATTGACAATCCCTTCAAAGTCGACTCCGGACATGATCGGCTCTACCGGACCGGGGACATGGTCAGTTTCTTAACGGATACGACCCTGATGTTTTTAGGCCGGTTCGACCACCAGGTGAAGATAAGGGGATTTCGGATTGAACCCGAAGAGGTTGAAAAGGTGATTACACGCCACCCCAAAATATCCCAGGTTGTTGTGATACCCAAAACCGATCGATCATCGGGCAAATACCTTGCGGCATTTTTTTCAAGCCTCAGGCCCCCTACTGAGGATTCTCTGGCTGCAGAGCTCCGGCAGTTTGCCGGACAACACCTGCCCGACTACATGATCCCGTCCCAATTCATCCCCATGGACGAAATGCCCTATACACCGAGCGGTAAAATAGACCGTCGTCTGTTAGAGCGTATGGATACCCCCATCAAACGCGCCTCAACATCCCAAACGCAACCGACCAATAAAGCAGAAAAACAACTGCTCGCCCTTTTTTCCACTGCTATGAATGAAACGTCCATCAGACTTGGCCCCCACGACGACTTTTTTGAATACGGCATGGATTCCCTTGCCGCCGTGAGGTTTATCAACCTTATAGAAAAAACGTTCACCCATCGCCTGTTATTTTCACAACTTACGGCCAACAGCACCCCACACACGTTGGTCAAACTGTTGTCAGGCCGCACAGGCCCGGCCCACCGACCGATGATTATCCCCATTACAACAGGCGGCACCAAGCCACCTTTTTTCTGTATAACCGCAGGTTATGGCGATCTGGTCAAGCTGCGCCAGTTGTCCGGCCACCTGGGAAAAGACCAGCCCTTTTTCATGATCCAGCCCACAGATGACGACGGGGCAATGACAGCCAAAACCTTGGCCCGACAGTATACACATCAAATTTCAAAGCAATTCCCCAACGGACCTTACAGGCTTGGCGGATACAGTGCCGGCGGACTGATGGCCTATGAAACCGCCTGTCTGCTCAAAGAACAGGGTGCCGAGGTAGAATTTCTGGTCATGATCGGGGCACCGTATTCATTCAATCAATTTGCCCGTATAATGAACCAAAAAATCCGGTCTATGGTGTTACGACTGCAGCCGGATTATGAAAAAACCGCCGTGCCGGACAGTTTGGAGATCCTGCGTGCCGTATTCCTTGACGGCGGGCTTCAACACCATCTTGGGGCACTGGTGGGGTACCGCCCCCGGGGATACACGGGAAAAATCAATTATTTCCAGGGCAAATGGGCCATGTCCAGATTTTTAGGCACCCACAGGACCTGGCGCAAACACGCACAAGGTCCGTTTGAGCTGCATATGCTCCCCGGCAACCATGACAGTTTCATGAAAACCCCTTATGTGAAAACATTGGCCGGCCGACTCAGGCAATGCCTTGCAGCGCTTGACCAAAACAAAGGCACACACAAATGA
- a CDS encoding lysylphosphatidylglycerol synthase transmembrane domain-containing protein: MQENLFNKQGKVSKIKLAWLWPFMLSGVIVYAFLRYDFSAMSKVFHQIDWPLIGLSFGFNILILYFRVFKWAMIFKPMNLKFSYFNICLSLFAGGLVNMVIPARAGGLIQAFLIGKKENESFFTALGTVTLVRIFDSIMLIFLGLLTLLMRNIPHTGDEYFKSILKTLGTAGVVLTFLVMMLLGFTHNSKAMDKLVQLLILPVPGRFKPGTKKAVGRFRQGLICLNFPGYICLGLLLGLIFWLLCAVNVFILLKATGIEFEGMLPSFLILLAQAFSMGIPAPANIGPYHAATVMVLSFYGVSAQFALNAAIIMHAAMFISNTSPGLFYLWLDKTPIRKMLKGLKNADHTMR; encoded by the coding sequence ATGCAGGAAAATTTATTTAATAAACAAGGCAAAGTCTCAAAAATAAAACTTGCCTGGCTCTGGCCTTTCATGTTGTCCGGAGTGATCGTTTATGCCTTTTTGCGATACGATTTTTCAGCCATGTCAAAGGTATTTCACCAGATTGACTGGCCTTTGATCGGCTTGTCTTTTGGATTTAACATCTTGATTCTGTATTTTCGGGTGTTTAAATGGGCCATGATTTTCAAGCCCATGAACTTAAAGTTCTCATATTTCAACATATGCCTCTCATTATTTGCCGGGGGGCTTGTCAATATGGTTATCCCGGCAAGGGCGGGCGGCCTGATTCAGGCATTTCTTATCGGGAAAAAAGAAAATGAAAGCTTTTTTACTGCCCTTGGGACCGTCACGCTGGTCAGAATATTTGACAGCATCATGCTGATTTTTCTCGGACTTTTAACGCTGCTTATGCGGAACATCCCCCATACAGGCGATGAATACTTTAAATCCATCCTTAAGACCCTCGGAACAGCCGGTGTTGTACTCACATTTCTTGTCATGATGCTGCTTGGGTTTACCCACAATTCCAAAGCCATGGACAAACTTGTGCAGCTTTTGATTTTACCGGTACCCGGTCGGTTCAAGCCCGGCACAAAAAAAGCGGTCGGCCGATTCCGCCAGGGATTGATATGCCTCAACTTCCCCGGATATATCTGTTTGGGGCTTTTGTTGGGCCTTATTTTCTGGCTGCTTTGCGCAGTGAACGTGTTTATCTTGCTCAAGGCAACAGGGATTGAATTTGAGGGAATGCTACCGTCCTTTTTAATTCTTCTGGCCCAGGCCTTTTCCATGGGTATTCCGGCACCGGCAAATATAGGCCCGTATCATGCAGCCACGGTAATGGTTCTCTCGTTTTACGGCGTTTCTGCCCAGTTTGCCCTCAATGCGGCCATCATCATGCACGCAGCCATGTTTATTTCAAATACCTCTCCCGGACTGTTTTATCTATGGTTGGATAAAACACCGATACGTAAGATGCTCAAAGGACTCAAAAATGCAGACCACACCATGCGATAA
- a CDS encoding cyclic nucleotide-binding and patatin-like phospholipase domain-containing protein produces the protein MENYQDQIVELLKAGVEFQRLSDAILTALVERLQIKDVAAGTHVIAEGEHDRSMFLLVSGRLRVTRQGTDGNLMLYNEILPGEIVGELGVILDQPRTADITALRRSVLGILSQQDFEQLLKKFPVEINRVFSQAIYNHLRHSRRIKSQKRAQAFIVIPISGQVDTGRVAHNLAQAFSVLGKALHVVLDGRNPDHHFNIDRMEAENEFLIYQATSSDAGLVAEVIAYVDQILFVAQSGTEKKLSRVEVELADEPGVKLMRKHLIVLHPEKTNYCEDKLSWQGPRDVERVYPATPDDLSDYQRIARLLVGKAVGVVLGGGGARGFAHLGALKAFEEKGIPVDLIGGNSMGALIGASYVFGIPLKSIHTTIQNSAKGLIRPDLPVVSIFSSKNFEKALRGVFGDVEVQCLWTTYFSAACNLSRADTAVMDVGPLWQAVLASNSPAGLFPPVIRNGELMVDGAILENVPVQAMRGRLGTALERRRGNGTIIALDVDVKENLTVDPKITSLKNWDVIRGRLDKKAAPVPGLKRILSYANQMGGLAQRRRIMSLADHYLELPVSHFPMTAYPKAEEIIDIGYEHTLGKIQELQLTAIS, from the coding sequence ATGGAGAATTATCAGGATCAGATTGTTGAATTGCTGAAAGCCGGAGTGGAATTCCAGCGGCTTTCCGACGCGATTTTAACTGCGCTGGTTGAGCGACTTCAGATTAAGGATGTGGCTGCCGGTACGCATGTTATCGCTGAAGGAGAGCATGATCGGTCGATGTTTCTCCTGGTTTCCGGCCGACTGCGGGTCACCCGGCAGGGCACGGACGGCAATCTTATGTTGTATAATGAGATTTTGCCCGGTGAAATCGTAGGCGAACTGGGCGTCATACTGGATCAGCCCAGGACTGCTGATATTACCGCATTAAGGCGTTCTGTCCTCGGGATTCTTTCACAACAGGATTTTGAGCAGTTGCTGAAAAAATTTCCGGTGGAAATTAATCGGGTCTTTTCCCAGGCCATCTATAACCATCTGCGCCACTCCCGACGGATAAAAAGCCAGAAACGGGCCCAGGCGTTTATTGTTATTCCGATTTCAGGCCAGGTTGATACCGGCAGGGTGGCGCATAATTTAGCCCAGGCATTTTCTGTTCTGGGCAAGGCCCTGCATGTTGTTCTGGATGGTCGCAATCCAGATCATCATTTTAATATTGATCGTATGGAAGCGGAAAACGAGTTTTTGATCTATCAGGCCACCTCATCCGATGCCGGATTGGTGGCGGAGGTGATTGCGTACGTCGATCAGATTTTGTTTGTTGCGCAATCGGGGACCGAGAAAAAGCTTTCCAGGGTGGAGGTTGAACTGGCAGATGAACCCGGCGTCAAACTGATGAGAAAACACCTGATCGTTCTTCATCCTGAAAAAACAAATTACTGTGAGGATAAATTGTCGTGGCAAGGCCCGAGAGATGTGGAGCGTGTATACCCGGCAACGCCTGATGATTTATCCGATTACCAGCGAATTGCCCGGTTGCTGGTGGGTAAAGCGGTGGGAGTTGTGCTGGGCGGCGGTGGTGCCAGGGGATTTGCGCATCTGGGGGCACTAAAGGCGTTCGAGGAAAAAGGCATCCCGGTTGATCTGATTGGCGGTAACAGCATGGGGGCCTTGATCGGCGCATCCTATGTATTTGGCATTCCTTTAAAGTCAATTCACACGACAATCCAGAATTCGGCAAAAGGCTTAATCCGGCCTGATCTGCCTGTGGTGTCAATTTTTTCCAGCAAGAATTTTGAAAAGGCCCTCAGGGGGGTTTTTGGTGATGTCGAGGTTCAGTGTTTGTGGACAACTTATTTTTCGGCCGCCTGCAATCTGAGCCGTGCCGATACTGCGGTCATGGATGTCGGCCCCCTCTGGCAGGCCGTTCTGGCCAGCAATTCACCGGCAGGGCTGTTTCCTCCTGTTATCAGAAACGGGGAGTTGATGGTGGACGGTGCCATTTTAGAAAATGTGCCGGTCCAGGCCATGCGCGGACGGCTGGGAACCGCCCTGGAACGACGCCGGGGAAATGGAACTATTATCGCCCTGGATGTCGATGTCAAAGAGAACCTGACGGTTGATCCAAAAATTACGTCGCTTAAAAACTGGGATGTGATCAGGGGACGGTTGGACAAAAAGGCAGCTCCGGTACCCGGCCTGAAAAGAATTCTGTCCTATGCCAATCAGATGGGGGGCCTGGCACAACGCAGGCGGATCATGTCCCTGGCAGATCATTACCTCGAACTGCCGGTGTCCCATTTCCCCATGACTGCCTACCCCAAAGCCGAGGAAATCATTGACATCGGATATGAGCACACCCTTGGAAAAATCCAGGAATTACAACTCACCGCCATCAGCTGA
- a CDS encoding HDOD domain-containing protein, producing the protein MDNTLSLPSSSDIKKVLKREDKELPGFAQVMAKMLIVCKDPDAAIEDVAKLVETDPGITVKILSIVNSAYFNLRSKVSAISDAVLFLGIDEIKKICLGVTFFETMVKSGRKKQFDRTFFWRHCLCVASLSQTIAEQIGYPNPGDAYTAGLLHDFGRIVLDRTGRVNYADFCKNAINGTGTLVEEERQIIGIGHDDLGAYYAHRWGFPPKLCLAIQYHHRCFSHLDLCKEDVQFISIVCLADFLAWTQGMGSVDLIFPLTLHPEIEKEIQLDHIDFEAIIQKMDEEIENTAEFYGFEFPSPDQYRASLLKANLKLSAINSGSFSPTDQDVHEQTRSVTASILAPHSSLEPQKILSATLKAICQDFGFDRVYILKAESPLRRLQVVKCLKQDRFSDQLASHYISMDNADNGFLQCLRNKTPVVINGTQPGEKEVLEKFTVSQMLVVPFCSHDKVIGLLGMDHVDSGKKIKSGLFSSIAIVANELGRALENASTYKKARSASLHDGMTGLLNRMAIDELLEKSFLSAVNENRALCVAMIDVDHFKKFNDMFGHQEGDNVLKLIAKTLKKMSRPTDHVGRYGGEEFIVILNDTDPAKAIMYAERIRKEIEHLGHLLSDRFQGLGLTVSIGISNLENNTKRRDTLVSRADKALYKAKETGRNRVVSG; encoded by the coding sequence ATGGACAACACCCTGAGCCTCCCTAGTAGTTCTGATATCAAAAAAGTCCTTAAAAGAGAGGACAAGGAACTGCCGGGGTTTGCCCAAGTCATGGCGAAAATGCTCATCGTATGCAAGGATCCTGACGCCGCCATTGAAGATGTCGCAAAGCTTGTTGAAACAGACCCGGGTATCACCGTAAAAATACTGAGTATTGTAAATTCTGCTTATTTCAATCTAAGATCCAAGGTCTCGGCCATTTCAGATGCGGTATTGTTCCTGGGAATTGATGAAATTAAAAAAATTTGTCTGGGTGTAACGTTCTTTGAAACAATGGTCAAGTCCGGCCGTAAAAAACAATTTGACAGGACATTTTTCTGGCGTCACTGCTTGTGTGTGGCAAGTCTGAGTCAAACCATCGCAGAACAGATAGGATATCCCAACCCTGGGGATGCATATACCGCCGGGTTGCTCCATGACTTTGGCAGAATCGTTCTGGACCGGACCGGCCGGGTGAATTATGCTGATTTTTGCAAAAATGCTATCAACGGCACCGGCACCCTGGTTGAAGAAGAAAGGCAGATCATAGGGATCGGGCACGATGACCTGGGTGCGTATTACGCACATCGCTGGGGATTCCCCCCAAAACTTTGCCTGGCCATACAATACCACCACCGTTGTTTCAGCCACCTGGATCTTTGCAAGGAAGACGTCCAGTTCATCAGCATTGTCTGCCTGGCTGATTTTTTGGCCTGGACCCAGGGCATGGGCTCTGTTGATCTCATCTTCCCTTTAACCCTTCACCCCGAAATCGAAAAAGAGATTCAACTTGACCACATAGACTTTGAAGCCATCATTCAAAAAATGGATGAAGAGATTGAAAACACAGCCGAATTTTACGGATTTGAATTTCCTTCTCCAGATCAGTACCGGGCCAGTCTTCTCAAGGCCAATTTAAAATTAAGCGCCATCAACTCGGGCTCTTTTTCACCAACAGACCAAGACGTCCATGAGCAAACGCGATCTGTGACGGCGAGTATTCTTGCACCCCACAGCAGTCTGGAGCCCCAGAAAATATTATCGGCGACCTTAAAAGCCATTTGTCAGGATTTTGGTTTTGATCGGGTCTATATTCTAAAGGCCGAGTCTCCCCTGAGGCGACTTCAGGTGGTCAAGTGTCTGAAACAGGACCGGTTTTCAGACCAGTTGGCGTCCCATTATATCTCCATGGATAACGCGGATAACGGTTTTCTACAATGTCTGAGAAATAAAACGCCGGTCGTCATCAACGGTACGCAACCGGGCGAAAAAGAGGTGCTGGAAAAATTTACCGTTTCCCAGATGCTTGTTGTCCCTTTTTGCAGCCATGATAAGGTGATCGGACTTCTGGGGATGGATCATGTCGATTCGGGTAAAAAAATTAAGTCCGGCCTGTTTTCATCCATTGCAATTGTGGCCAATGAACTTGGGCGAGCCTTAGAAAATGCGTCAACCTATAAAAAGGCAAGGTCTGCCTCTCTGCATGACGGAATGACCGGGTTGTTGAACAGAATGGCCATTGACGAATTGCTGGAAAAATCTTTTCTAAGCGCAGTCAACGAAAATAGGGCGCTGTGTGTTGCCATGATCGATGTGGATCATTTTAAAAAATTTAACGATATGTTCGGACACCAGGAAGGGGACAATGTCCTTAAACTGATCGCAAAGACCTTAAAGAAAATGTCGCGCCCCACGGACCATGTCGGCCGGTATGGTGGAGAGGAATTTATCGTTATCCTGAATGACACGGACCCTGCCAAAGCAATTATGTATGCCGAACGTATTCGAAAGGAGATTGAACATCTGGGCCATTTGCTTTCTGACCGTTTTCAAGGGCTTGGCTTGACCGTAAGTATCGGCATCAGCAATCTTGAAAATAATACAAAACGTCGCGACACGCTGGTGTCAAGGGCGGATAAAGCCCTTTACAAAGCAAAGGAGACAGGTCGAAATCGCGTGGTTTCAGGATAA
- the hysD gene encoding NiFeSe hydrogenase maturation protease → MKKLLVIGVGNILMQDEGIGVHAINEFWKEKDAWKDADVDFIDGGTFTQDIFYLFEGYENIIVLDIVRANQPPGTIFSLEEDQLRKDKKQILSLHDIDLLDSLGMAEMRGHRPYLRVVGIEPATIDWGTELTPTLAAAFPDYLNIIRKHINEILASSDTA, encoded by the coding sequence ATGAAAAAATTACTGGTGATAGGCGTAGGGAACATCCTCATGCAGGACGAAGGCATCGGCGTCCATGCCATCAATGAATTCTGGAAGGAAAAAGATGCATGGAAAGATGCGGATGTGGATTTCATCGACGGCGGGACGTTTACCCAGGACATCTTTTACCTGTTTGAAGGGTATGAAAACATTATAGTTCTGGACATTGTCCGGGCCAACCAACCCCCAGGCACCATTTTTTCTCTGGAAGAGGACCAGCTGAGAAAAGATAAAAAGCAGATACTCTCCTTGCACGACATTGATCTGCTGGATTCTTTAGGTATGGCTGAAATGAGAGGCCACAGGCCCTATCTCAGAGTGGTGGGCATTGAACCGGCCACCATTGACTGGGGAACGGAGCTGACCCCGACGCTGGCTGCCGCATTCCCCGATTATTTGAACATTATTCGAAAACATATTAACGAAATCCTTGCCTCCTCCGACACCGCGTAA